Below is a window of Primulina huaijiensis isolate GDHJ02 unplaced genomic scaffold, ASM1229523v2 scaffold41423, whole genome shotgun sequence DNA.
ttaaatttttttaaaaaaaatgtacggACCCGGTCGGATCGATTCTTAACCGATTTTTGCTGGTTCTGATCGATTTTGACTGGTTAGACCGGGTAGTCCGGTTCAGTTTTGAAACACTGGTTTGCATTAGATTGCCAATGCTGCTGCTAATGCCACTTTCTTGGACAAACTATACTCACACATGACACATGGTGCATGTGAAAGAGGAGAGCTCAGGTTAattaaatcgaaaaaaaaaaaaaaaaaNAGGGTAAAGAGAAGAACAGAACCATTTAGCATCTTTTTCCTAAAAATGGCTAAAATACCAtggaaaattcaaaattatttgaaattgtCGAAGAATATTCTTTTTGAGGTGAAACTCGAGCAACCGAAATAATGTCAAGGAGTGAAGTGCTTTATGATATCCAATATATATCATCTTAATTCAAAGccgataatataaaaaaaaaattagataaacATTCGATCAAAATTACCGTgttcatgaaataaaataaaaaaattgaaattcgggcattttcatccaaaaaaataGAATAGCAAATCACCCTTCAATGATGAAAGTAAAAGAAACTACCACATCACATATACTCTATATTAACAGGAGATTCGTTATGTTcttaaagatcaacatcatccatAAAATTAGGAGTCAAAAAATCCAGTGGATGTTCACAAACTTTGTGCCCAAATTATCTTTCCTTCTCAATCACCTTACACTATGCAGAAAGAAGCTTGGATGAAATGaccaaaaacacaagaaaaaaccAATGCTAATAGCTTACAAGCTTTTCTGCAAATACTAAGGAACTTCACGCTCACCTGAAACGAGGAGATTGCGATAACAATAACACCAGGAGAAGTTGTCTAATAAAATGGTAACAGAATCAGTGATGTTTGCAAAAATTTCTTCGAATCTGTTTCATGTACTTGAGGGAGCGAAGGCAGATATGTGAAGAAATGCAGTAaactgaaagaaaaaagaagtaGAACAAAGACATAACTGCTACTCCACAAGACGGGAGATGTAAACTTCCCATTAGAAATATCAGATTAGATATAAGGGTAGTAGTGTACAGTGACCAGATCACAGGTTTAACTGTGCAAGAACCCATTTGACTATTTCTTTTTCCATCCATACCTAGTTCGTGTTCTTTTCAAACGATAAAAAAATTGACTAAGGCTACAGAATTTTTTGCTCCAGGCAGAAAAACAGTACCCGGGATGTTGCTTAAATTTTGTATAGGAAGATCTCAAGTCACTTCCTTTATAGAGTTGATTTATAACAAAATACAGAAGGAATTTATCGTACAAATCATTCTTTTGAGGCGAGAACCTGTGATCCTTGCATTTTGGCGAATGGAAACTTTAGAAATCATCATTGTCTTCATTATTCATCGAGCTCGGACCATCATCAAATCCTGAGCCCGGAGCAAGCTCATTTAAATCAAGAAAACGTCTTTTTCGCACACCTCCAAATTCTTCTTGATCTCTCCCATTTGACTGCTCTCCAAGTTTATCAGTTTGGTTTGCATCAACCATCTCTGGATGCTCCTCGGAAGGTTGATTGACATTCATCTCTTGCTTCTCGATGTTGTCCTCATATTCTTGACTTCCCATAGAGAACTCTGCATTATCACTCGAATTCGAGCGCTCAGCTAATACATTTGACTTTTTGGGTGGTTTCATAAATTCATTTTCTGATTCAGACAACTCATACTGTCGATAATTAATAGGATTTCTTGTTGCCCGTTTACTACGCCTGAGTCCAGATTGTAGCTCATCAACTGACCTCTGTTTAGTTTCCCTCCTAGTACGACTTGGCAATGCTCTGAATCTCCGAGGCTCGTCACTCTCCTCACTCGTACTTAAGCTATcatcttcttcctcttcttcttcatcttcctcttcctctTTATGATTTTCTTCATCCCAGTTATACTCTTCATCTCCTTCCGAGCTACTCGACATCTTCCTTCTTTGTTTTCGTTTCTTTAAATACTCTTCATCATAAATAACTTCACCAACAATATCATCGTCGCTGTCAAAATCTGCTTCATTATCAGAGACAGCTTCAACAAAATCTTTCACAGAATACCGCTGAGGTCTCTGCCGACGGCGATTGCTAAAAGCCATAAGACAACATAGTGAgtgattttagaaaatataaacatgcGTGCCAAAAAAAGGTTCTCCAGAAGCAATGAATGGAGTACCTGCGATCCAATGTCTCAGTTTTCTGATCCTCATAAAATTCATCTGATTCGGATGATAGTGGAGAGAGTGCACTAAATGTGACATCCTGGGAATATTGTGAAGGACCAGCCCATCTACCGTTTGTAGAAACTTCACGTTTCACCGCAGGATCTCTTCTATCAAAAGGTTCTGGAGAAGGCGGCTTCGTCCTGGTACAGGAGCAAATAAATATACAGAGAAAGATTATAGGGAAAGCTCtccaaaatattcataaaacCAAATGAAATCTTCATAACTCATACCTGGTGATCTTTATGGCCTCGTTAATTGATCGATCATAATCATCTGCACAGAAAAACAAATATAACATGAGGCTCAGCATTTACATTCACATTGAAACATACACAAAGATAAAGAATTATGCCCCTTTACTCTTGCCAAAAATAAAGCAAGAAAAAAGAGTGATAACTTTAGGTTGGGGCCTTGGAAACTTTCATGCCAGAgaaccaaataaaaagtttaacTATTCATCTAGAAGAGTCATCTTAAACCAACTAGCCACCACCCCATTTGGTTTTGCTATTTTTGGGGTAACACCAACTTCTTATAACAATTGTCTAATACTTCTTTGGAAACTACAACTCAATATGTCACACGTACCAAAAGTATAGGTAACATGTTTTCTATCACGAAGAGAGCGTCCAGCAGCAAGACCATCAAGGTTTATCATGCTGTCAAGCATAAGCGCTTGTCTGTGCTGTTTCTTTAATAGCTTCTCctttttctgtaaaaaaaacCCCATCTCAGCGTAATCAGCTCAGAGAAGGGTGCCTATATATAATGTATATATCATAATTTCGATGGTGAAGAAGAGACGTCATTGTCTCATTGAGACTGAAAAGAGAATAGGATAAAATTAAAGGTAATGCTTGACAAATGTCTCAATCAAGATAAATTTGGTTACCTTGTGAACTCTCTCAATTTCAGGAAGCAtgttgtttttcaattttttgccAACGGAAACCTCTGATTTATTTTTACTGGAAAAGAGCTTTTCCTGCAAACAGTTAATACATAAGTCACAAGCATGTCAACTTTAACATGACCTACACCATGAAAGGAATGAGTTCCATATGCCAAGATGCAccaaaagaaattgaaaaactCAAGTTTACACCAAAAGTTTAAACTTCAAGAGAAGGCAAGACCAGATTAGTAAAAACATAGATACATGCACGTCTGCCTCCTCCATTGAAATGCATAGCAAGATACAGCAAACCAACTCATAACTGAAAACTATTtaaattgttgaaaaaaaaaaggctgCTTAAATTATTCGGTGCTTAAACAGAAATCCCATTTTGACTACAAAAAGTCGAAGTTATCGACTTACACGAgtcaaaaatcaaaacaaacgCTTTTATATGATATATACAGCTCAGTATGCCAAGCAAATTGCCTAGTACACAGATTGCTCATCTAATCAAGATTACAAACTTTTCATTTTTTGCATTGCAGGAGTCAGCACCTATTAAAACTTCATAGTTTGATGTCCTACAGCTCAAGAACTGTCATAGATGTACCAGTATTAGTTGCAGTAAAACAATATAAGGATTGACGTATAAAATCAATCTACATTCAATAATCACTGCCCAGGTCCATGCTTGAGCACGAGTATTCTAGCACAACTGCACAATAAACATGCACATTTTGTTACTTGTGAAATATCACAAGGTTCTGTTTTAAAAGTGTCTTAGGGTTTCTTGACATCACAACAACCTAGAATTGAGCATTACTACTAATTCTTGAGAGACTTTTTTTCCGAACTTATCCAGAAAGAAAATTATATAGTCACAAACTCAAAATAACCTAGGCACAACATTCAAGAACTGAAGCAATCATGGAACAAATGTTTGTTTCCTAGCATTGAAGACAGAGAAGTATCGGATGCAATTCTAATGGGCTAATAAAATGTTCTTGAACATCCAACagaagaaataatttaaaaagtatCTGGCATAAATCAGAAACAGAGGCCACAGATATTTAGAGATAGTTACCCTGCACTAATGCACTGATTCCAGATTCTAATAATCTTTgtccaagaacaaaacattaTGCATCTAAATTTTTGGATTCACGCTACAACTGATTTCATTAGCAGGCCACGAACATGGGTCTGATACATTGTCCTTGGTATGGAAAGAGCAGCGAGGAAcacataaatattttgaatccACTACATTCTTAGATAGGTTACCATAGTATTCGTCTCATATACTTTCCTGTGTTGAGGTCTTTTGACCTTTTTCAACACTACTCAATTGGATTCTTCCATTGGAAACAAAATTGCATACCATTTTCTCAAGACATAAAGATGGGATACAAAGAACTTAATGCCACACACACTTACCGAAACAGTAAGGAATTCATCTAAATTTGTTGCAGCTGTCTCCCATTGATAAGAGGAATGGGGAATAGGGGGGACATTCTTTCCTTTCCCTTTTTTCACCTCAACTTTCCTAATCTCTCGGTAAAGCCGATGACCAATGATAGGATCATTTTCATACCTACATAACCACAAAAGTTAAAGGTCAACTTCAAGGAATATATAATTAGTTGATCATAGGTCGAGCACAAGATAAACAATCCATTCAAAACATGATGCATTTGACACGTTACCGATGCATGAAAACAACTATTCAAAAACTGACGCATAAACATGATTTATCGTTACCAATGAAATAAGTATTACCAATATGAGATTCCGTGAGAATCACCACCTATGCGTTCCTTGCGAAATGTGGAAATTTGAACCCCATGTTTTATTGAGTCATCTATGTAGTTCCGTATATCTTCTTGCTTCAGAATCAAGCATAACAAATTTCAGTATTATAACACAATAAAACAGACCTTGAAAGCTAAATCATTTTATAATATGTAAAAAAGAAAGTCACGTTGCCTGAATAAGATATGTACTGGTATAATAGAAAAACTCAAGTCTAAACAGAAAGCTGTCTCAGAAATGAACTTGACTGACCAGAGGTCCCACAACAATTTTTCCTCAAGCATTCACTTGCTAGACGTAACGTACATCAGACAAAGGGAACGGTAGAGACATGACCAGAAACGAAGGCCAAGAGACAACGGGCTTACTACATAACCAAAAATCTGCCGTAAATTTATCAATCAACACATCAATACGGGCTCGATATCCGCCCTAAATAGCTTTCTAGCTTCCTAGAAACCTCCTTAGTCCCAATTAACATAGTCATCCATCATCATTCACGGTATTTAACCCAGATTTAGTTGAGAGTAAAATGGAATAGACTCCACCAAATTAAGACGGGGAAGCCCGATAGAAACCAGTGGAAAATACCACAGGAACTTTAACAAAGAAAAGATGTTCAGTATCTATGATGTGAAGAAAATTTTGATGTACACGATTTTGTAAAGTAGGATCTTCACCAGATGTAGCAACAGATCAGCACTGGTAATCTAGTCACTGACAAGCATTAACACCATGACAGCAAGGAAAGAGATCATTGAGTTAACTTATCTTAATATTGGGATCCATTAAAGTAAGATCTTGATTAGTAGAATTCACATGACAAATATAAGAATACCAGTGAATGTGACTAAAAGTACCTCAACACGTATATCGCACAATGCCTTCaaaatcaccactctaaccccAGGATCAAGAGAATTGTAAACTTCAACTTCAGTCCTAAAAAGCCAAAACTTAACTCTAAAAAAAGGCCAAAAAAACAAAGGCACAAATATGTGTCTCATGCagaaataaatcaaattttagGATTATCTTATCACAGAAAAAATTTATACTCACCCATGTGATGCAACTATAGGTAAATCCCCATCCGCAACCTGAAATTGAGAAAAAACTAAGTAATTCAACACTTTTGACATAACCATTGGTTCTGACTGAATCAAAAAGCTGCTCAAGGGAGTCAACAATCACATTACCCAATGCCACCAGTCTCTCAATTTTCTACATAAAACGGTAATCCATGTACCATATCCGAGTGCCATTCTAGTGACAGGAGGAATTGCCTGCAAAAAGCAAACAAAATTTCATTAGATCACTTATTATGTCATAGTATCAATAAGCGCAAAGAATCAATAATTCAGAAACTCTTCAAAGTTCAAAGCACAGGGAGTAAAAAAATTAGCACATGCACACATTGAAACTGTGTTTCATAGGTGAAGATTTTCTTGGGAGAAGCAATCCAACAGTAGCATCTTCACATGGCACACACTCAATGAGAAA
It encodes the following:
- the LOC140969387 gene encoding DDT domain-containing protein DDR4-like — translated: MQAHDLSRNPSLTFHASDLPVMSGHSSPICSPKHHSSKNLENVDTHVENNTENENTEENRVKNSSFSKNNGCSSEFVRRQRPSRACTQRAAARMQAAAEAEAAMVEAERKRKKAKRRERLTARLLKEEFDEEEFVEEEGVHEENGDVDGSTSSSLVQCSKIVTKLVGEPEPSQFPRWSVRSMWQLASILNFLNVFRPLLNIKVEFSVEEFETALITPNNTLCDIHMPLLKAIPPVTRMALGYGTWITVLCRKLRDWWHWVADGDLPIVASHGTEVEVYNSLDPGVRVVILKALCDIRVEQEDIRNYIDDSIKHGVQISTFRKERIGGDSHGISYWYENDPIIGHRLYREIRKVEVKKGKGKNVPPIPHSSYQWETAATNLDEFLTVSEKLFSSKNKSEVSVGKKLKNNMLPEIERVHKKKEKLLKKQHRQALMLDSMINLDGLAAGRSLRDRKHVTYTFDDYDRSINEAIKITRTKPPSPEPFDRRDPAVKREVSTNGRWAGPSQYSQDVTFSALSPLSSESDEFYEDQKTETLDRSNRRRQRPQRYSVKDFVEAVSDNEADFDSDDDIVGEVIYDEEYLKKRKQRRKMSSSSEGDEEYNWDEENHKEEEEDEEEEEEDDSLSTSEESDEPRRFRALPSRTRRETKQRSVDELQSGLRRSKRATRNPINYRQYELSESENEFMKPPKKSNVLAERSNSSDNAEFSMGSQEYEDNIEKQEMNVNQPSEEHPEMVDANQTDKLGEQSNGRDQEEFGGVRKRRFLDLNELAPGSGFDDGPSSMNNEDNDDF